The genomic interval ATAACGGACCTAAGATATTCCGAATATTAAAATTCATCATGTTTCCTTACATTTTTAAAATTAACATCATACAGCAATTTTAAGTATTTAATACCACTTGCTCAATGACGCATTACTAAAAAATACAATTTAACAGGCCATATTAATGGGGTATGTTTAGAAACGAGCACGAATTATTAATGAGCCACATCATGCCTAAGGAACGTGACCAAAATAACTTCCCATTTTAGCTTAGTGGGAAGTAATGCCTAATCTCGGACAACATTTAAGTTTATATAAACTTCATTGATATTATCTAGAAAAAAATGGACATTAGTTGAATGAGTGTTCAGTTTAGTACTGAGTCGTTCTAATTGTAACATTCTAAATGCACTGCAACCTATTTATAAATTGAAGGTATTGCGACAAATAAAGCTAAGCACAGCAGTTCATTAGATTGATCCGGCGTCACTTCGTCATGAGCTAGCGCTTTTACCGCAGGGATATCGAGTAAAAAGCATAGATCATCACTAAGCCCCTGATCATTTCTGCGAATGAGATTACGCGCTATATAAAATAGGAGCTTCGCTTCATTAGGATCGATCACATCAAAAATTATATCTATGTTATTAATTTTTGCTTGCTGTTGTTGAATCCGAAGAGCAGTCATTTTTTGAACTACAAATGGCTCTATATAACATTCAAAAACCCTATGATGGGACGTTTCATCATAAGCAAAAGTTTTAGGATTATTTAATAAATAATGAATCATTGAATGCTCTCTATAGGAAGCAGCCCATTTAAAAGCATTAAAATTATCTACTGCAATCATATCTTGCAATCTATCAGGCGCTTTTTCTTCAAGGTATAGAAGAACATCAAGATGGCCATTTTTTGCAGCATCTAGAAAAGCACCGAATTCCTCTGCGGTAATCACATCTTGCAGCTTACCAGATAACTGCTTTACCTGGTATTTTAGAAAATCAAGGTTGCCGTATCTTGCCGCATATCTAAAGACAGCAAAATCATATTCAGCAATTACACGGTACACTCGGCTAGAGGGCATCATAGATTGAATAATACCCATTAAATAGTCTTTAAGGCCCAAACGAACATTTGCAAAAGAGTCAATAAGTCCTCTAAAAATGTTTTTATAAGAGTTAAAGGTTCCTGCAAGATACATTAAAGTGTTCAGATGCCCACATTGGATCGCTCTTTGAATTCTTAAAGAGGAGTGCTTGAAAAACCAATCCGAATAATCTTCTTGACGAAAAAGGTGTTCTAATAACGCCAAATGCTTTGGACTATCACCCAGCATCACTACGAAATTGAGCATTTCTGATGCATTAAGTCCTAACTTCTCGCCGATTTCAATAAGCTTTTGGTTTTCCATTTCAGGATGACTGCATGCTATGGCTATCCAGGCTTTATCTTTCTTTTTAGCCGACATAGGAGTTAATTCATTTTTAAGATCCTCATAGGGCATACTCATCCAGGAGATATCAAATCAGGAATAGAAGAATCACTTTTAAACATTTCAGACCATATCACATATGGAATTAAGCGAGCCTGGGGATGTAGATTTTTACTCTCAGTTGAAAAATACATGAAATTTTTTATAGTCAAAACTTGCTCAATTCAATCACTCAATTAGTATTAACTACAATTAATTTTATTTATACAACATATAAAATCATTTAATAATTTATAATTTTCAATTAGTTAAAATCATTTATGACTTGTGCAGCTGCATTTGAAAATATATTTTTCCACGCTTTAACATCTCTTGTCATACTGATTGATAAGTTACTCATTTGTTTCATAAAAATAGGAACCGTCTTATTTGCTTTAGTCCTCCCTTAATATTAAATTTAATAAATAAGCTAATTTATTTAAATAACTATGGACGACTATCAAATAGCACGAATGACGCGCGATGAAATTTCAAACGCAGTGGAATGGGCACGCCAAGAAGGTTGGAATCCGGGATTAAATGATGCAGAATGTTTTTATCGCGCAGATCCCCATGGTTTTTTTGCAGGTAAATTAAATGGTCAAACCATTGCAGTTGGATCAGCAGTAAATTATGACGATTACTTTGCATTTTGTGGTTTTTACATTGTAGACAAAAATTATCGCTCACAAGGATATGGAATACAGTTAACCCAAGCTCGGCTTGCTTATATCGGTGATCGCAATGCTGGACTCGATGGAGTACTGGATATGATCGACAATTATGCGCGTATTGGTTATAAATTTGCGCATTATAATGCACGATATGCCTTAGAGCACAAATTCCCCCCCCCAATACATGAACCATCAATAATAAACTTACAAACAGTACCCTTTGCTCAGCTCACCGACTATGATCGTCATTTCTTTCCAGCACCAAGGCCTCAATTCCTTAGAGCATGGATTCAACAAAATACAGCCTTAGCACTGGGCTATGTTCAAGAAAAACAATTAAAAGGTTATGGAGTGATTAGAAAATGTTTTAAAGGTTATAAAATAGGCCCACTTTTTGCAGACTCACCTTATATTGCTGAAAAATTATTGGATCAATTATCTGAATTTGCCCAAGATGAAACAATCTATTTAGATATTCCTGAAAATAATCCCTTTGCGGTTGATTTAGTACAAAAACTAAAGATGTCTAAGGTATTCGCAACAGCAAGAATGTATTTAAAAGATGAGCCTAAACTTTCTACTCAAGGAATTTATGGCATAACTACTTTTGAATTGGGATAATCAATGCGTGATTTAATAGGTTATGGGCCAGAAGGAAAGGATTTTTTTGGCCAAACAAAGCAAAAGTGGCGATTAATTTTGTCATTAACTATGAAGAAGGCTCTGAGTTAAGCCCAATCAATAATGATGTACAAGCTGAAACAAGCGGAGCAGATTTTCCATTCAGCCCCAAAGCTAAAGGCCAACGAAATCTGAGTATGGAATCATTTTATGAATATGGGAGTCGTGTGGGCTTGTGGCGTCTTCTTCGTTTGTTTGACGCTTATCAAGTACCACTAACTTTTTTTGTGACGGGATATGCATTAACCCTTAACCCGCTATTGGCAAACTATTTGGCACGGCAACATCATGATGTGGCTGGCCATGGATGGCGTTGGATAAATTATGCCAATGTTTCTAAAAAAATAGAAAAAGAACACATCCTTATGTGCATTGAAACCCTGGAGCAATTAACAAGAAAAAAGCCTAAAGGGTGGTATACGGGTAGACGAAGCGAACACACGCGGCAATTATTACTTGAGATCGGTGGTTTCCTTTATGACTCAGATAGTTATGCAGATGAATTACCCTACTATATTAATAATCATCTGATAATCCCCTACTCTCTTGATTGTAATGACTTCAGATTCACAACCACTCCGGGTTTTTCGAGTGCACAGGAGTTTTATATTCGGTTAATGAATACATTTAACTATCTTTATCAAGAAAAAAGGCCTGCAATTATGACTGTAGGTTTGCATCCTCGTCTTAGCGGAAAACCTGATCGGTGCCTGATGTTAAAGAATTTCTTAAATCATTTAGTACAACATAAAGACATCTGGATAACAAGACGAATAGATGTCGCTAATTTTTGGTTAGAAATATTTCCTGCTACAAAAGTGTAACTGAGTGACTATTTCTTCAATTTATTTTTATGGTCTTAAACCGATATTTGTCTGACCTGATTTAATGATATTGGCCCAATTCCTGCAACATTCAATGTTAATCCCTCTCCATATTGCCCAAGGCTGACACTGTTAACATTAGCTAATATCGTGGTTTTCAATGCGATTTCTTTATCTTCAGAAATAGCATGCACTTCAATCCTATATCTTCCTTCTTTAACTTTTTTGCCATCATAGCCAATACCATCCCAACTGAACTGTAAAAAACCAGGCTTTGGTTTGCCTAAAACAATGGTTCTTACCCTCTCTTCTGATTCCGCATAAATAGAAGCACGCAACATGTTGAAATCAGAAGAAAAATCAAGCGCAACTCTTACGGAAATTTCTGCCCCTAAGGGAAAAATTTCACTCTCCACCAAAACCTTACGTCCAACTAAAGCCGAAGCTTGTAATGCTTGATTTGATTGTAATGATGTTGACATCTGTTGCCATGATTCTTGCATTTCTATACACCCATTATGGGTGGCAAATTGCGCCAGTTGAGACAAAAATTCATGATTAACTTGCCGCTGTATCATATCTTGACTCTCAATTTGTTCCGCCATTAAATGTAAAAAATCCTGTTCTCCCAAATTTTTCTTCAGCGGAGAATCAATTTGTTCAAAAGAAAAACCAACTGTATCCGTTTCATTAAATGAATTATCTGTCATTCTAATTCCTCCTTATTCACTTAACTTTAATGCACGTTACATGAATTATAAAAAGCAAACGTTGTGCCAACTTCAAATAAGTGAGAAAATTAGTTGCTATTAATTGGGGGTGCTATCTATGTTAAAGAACAATGCTCTGCCTGAAAATGCCATAGAGCAGGTAAAAACTTATCTATTACAGCTGCAAAATACAATTTGCTCAAGGCTTGAAAATTTAGACGGACAGGCCCAATTTATGGAAGATACCTGGCAACGTTCTGCCGGCGGCGGTGGTATTTCACGTGTTTTATCCCAAGGATTGGTTTTTGAAAAAGCAGGGGTTAATTTTTCTCATGTTTTAGGAGCGCATCTTCCAGCATCCGCGAGTGCCCATCGCCCAGAATTAGCCGGTAGAAATTTTAACGCTCTTGGTGTTTCACTCGTGATCCATCCAGATAACCCATATGTTCCTACCTCTCACGCCAACGTACGTTTTTTTATTGCCGAAAAAGAAGACGCGGATCCTGTTTGGTGGTTTGGAGGAGGATTTGATTTGACACCTTATTATGGATTTGAAGATGATTGCAGACACTGGCATCAAACTGCATTACAAGCTTGCAAACCTTTCGGCCAATCCATTTACCCTAAATTTAAGCAATGGTGTGACGATTATTTTTTCATTAAACATCGGAATGAAGCACGAGGAATTGGTGGCCTGTTTTTTGACGACTACAATGAAATAAGTTTTGAGCACAGCTTTTCATTAATGAAAAGTATAGGAAATCACTATATTGAGGCTTATGCTCCTATAGTAACTCGTCGTAAAACTCATCCATTTGGTGAACGCGAAAAAACGTTTCAAAAGTATCGTCGCGGGCGCTATGTCGAATTTAATCTCGTCTATGACCGTGGCACATTATTTGGCTTGCAATCCAATGGCAGAACAGAATCTATTCTCATGTCATTACCTCCCGAAGTAACGTGGGAATACAATTGGCATCCCGAAGCCAATAGTGCGGAGGCAAAACTTTATACTGATTTTTTACCCCAACGCAATTGGTTAGTATAACGATGACTCAGAGCTACAACTGCAAATAAGTAGATTAACGATCCATTTGTTGACGTCATTAGGGTCTTGGACGACGAATTGCCAATAGACCCTATATTTCTACTATTTTTATTACTTACTTTCCCTTAATTCGTGATTTATGAGTAACACAACCTTTTTCAAGTAAATTCTTGCTAACAATGCCGCAAAAGCATTTAATAAACTCAAAATTAAAAAAATCTGTGGGATCGCCGCTGAAAAATGTAATAAAACAATAACCATCAATGCTCCAGCAACCATAAATAGTGCATTGTAGATATTATTTGTTGCAATCACTTGAGCCCTTGATTCCGGGGGACTTTTCACTTGTAAATAGGTATATAAAGGAACAATAAAAAGACCCGCACTAAAAGCCAACATAAATAAATCAAATGCAATGCGCCAATGAGCAAAGTAAGTAAAAAAATTAACTAGAGAAAATACATCTTTCGGTTCATTTAAATGAGGTGTAGCCCAATAAAGATCCATTGTAAAGCAAGTAAAAGCAAACATTGACCAAGGCACAATAGTAAGATGTATTTGTCCTTTAAAAATACAATTAACAGTCAAGGAACCACAAGCAATGCCTATGGAAAACAAAGCAAGAAATATTGCAAAAACAGCATTATTAGCTCCTAATACATAGTTTGTATAATCAGGAAGCTTGGTGAGGATTACTGTCCCTAGTAACCAAAACCAAGATAAAATCAACATTGCGACTAAAATGCCAGTATGTTCAGTGGCCTGTTTCAGCATCTTATAAGTCACACGCCAAATCTGTTTATCTACTTCAATACTTACCGACTTTGAAGGGGCTTTAGGTATAAACAAACTGGAAGTGAGGCCCGCCAGCGCAACAATTATGGTTAAAAACACAGCTATATAAGGTTTAGGACTATGGATTCCTATAGATAAAGTCCCTATGGTAGTACCCAATAAAATAGCTATAAAAGTACTCGCATCAACTAGACCTGTTGCTCCCAATAACTCCTTTTTAGGTAAATGATCAGGCAAAATAGCATACTTTATTGGCCCAAAAAAAGTTGAATGAACTCCAAGCCCCGTTAAAGTAGTCATCATCAAAAAAATACTTCCCCAATAAAGGGCAAAACTTCCGATAATCATTAAAAATAACTCTAGAATTTTAATGACACGTGTTAACAGCGCTTTGTCATATTTATCGGCCAATTGTCCTGAGGTCGCTGAAAGAAGAAAAAAAGGGATTATAAACAAAGCACCTGCTATTGCTTGGTAGAACTCAGATTGCACTTGATTATGAGTGAGATGGTAACTAATTAAAGTAAGCATTGCTAACTTAAAAGCATTATCATTAAAGGCACCAAAAAATTGAGTCAGAAAAAAAGGCAAGAATTTACGTTCTTTCAAAAGGTGAAAAGCACCATTACCCATGCATAAGGCTCCATTAGTAACACGTAATCATGCCCCCATCTAACAAGAAATGGGAGCAATTACACTATTCTTATCGATGATTGGTCTATTCACCTAGAGTGCTGAAGAAACAAGATGATTAGGCTTTAATATCAAGCGCCTAAGTGTATCATGAGCCTCTGTATCACGTAAGAGCTTAGACAAACCTGCCTCAGAAATTTCATTATCTGATAAATCAACATGCTTAAGATGAGTATTCGATTTTAATGCATTAGTAATAAGATACACTCCTTCATCATGCAGTTTATTACTTTTAATATTCAGATGGGTTAAAGAGAGAGACTCCTTAATCATATTTGCAATTTCTATGGCACATGCCTCATTCAAATTATTATAGGATATATCCAGAACTTCTAATGAAGGGTGTTTGGATACAAAATGACGCAATGCCTTCATTCCATCTAAACCAAAATCATTACAACTTAACACGAGTTCTTTTAATTCAGTATTTGAGTTTATCGATTCTAATAAACGCTGTACCCCAGAATCACGAAGCCAATTTAGTGATAAATCTAAAACCGATAACTTCTTCTTTTTTAAACAGGAGAAAAAATCAGAGGGTATTTTGTCACCTATCCAATTATCAATAAATTTAATTGTATTTAGTTTTCTACGGGGTAAGGAATCAAATAAATAACGAATATCGTTTGTATCAATATGATTAGCATTAAATGAAATTTCATTGACTTTGGAGGCTAACTTCAGAATATCATGTAACGCGTCATAATCTTTACCATTTAAATTGGAATGATCAATACTAATTTTTTTTATAAATTTACAACGTCTTTTTCCTTTTGATTGTAAGTACTTATTCAGATGAGGAAGAGCCAAATGATGTTGTACTTGCATAAGTTCTATTGACTCCAACTTCCCATTTTCATGTTTTAATCTAATCGCCATACCCCCTCCCCCTCTCTATAAATGAGACTACAAATTTAATTGTAGATGATATTTAGAGGGGCGATGGGAGAGCGATGAATTTTTTATATTTTTTTGCTCAAGAGTTATAGGCCCATCTTCACAAGCAAATTACAGAAAATAGACCTGGTTGTTCAAAAGCGGAAAACGATTAATTTAGCTAAAAAACATGGTTCTGCCTTTCCACACAACAGTTTTATTCCATTTATTAAATCTGTGCGTTCAAACGAGTAAGGACATTTCCTGGCCCGACCTCTATAAAAATACTCTCACCTTGATTTTTTAAATAGCGAATGGTGTCAGTCCAAAGAACTGGATGCGTCATTTGTTTCACTAAATTTTCTTTGACACTCTCATTAATATAAGGTTCTGCAGTAATATTTGCAATCACTTCAATTTGTAGGGGCGAAAACTGAAAAGCTTCTACAAATTGTTTAAACTCATCGGCAGCAGATTGCATATATCGCGAATGAAATGCTCCACTCACCTTTAATGGCACACACATTAAAGCCTCTTGGGCGAGTATCTCATTTGCCTTGGCTATATCTGGTGCTGGCCCTGAAAGAACAATTTGTTTCGGTGAGTTAAAATTAGCAAAATCTATAGAATCCAGTCCATTGGTTTGCAGCAATGATTTAATTCGGTCTTCAGCTAAATTAATCACTGCAAGCATCCCTCCCCCACTTGCTTTAGCCATCAATTCGCCACGCTTTTTCACAAGTTTCAATCCAGTCTCAAAATCAAAAGCACCGGCAGCAAATAACGCAGCATATTCGCCTAAACTATGCCCTATTAAATAATTTGGTAGTGGTTCTTCAGAAATACGAGCCAAAAAAGATAAAGCTTCAACAATATATAAAGCAGGTTGAGTATATTTGGTATTGTTTAATTGCTGTTGTGGATCATCTAAGCATAACTCTTTGACAGAATAACCTAAGATTTCATCAGCTTGCTTTATTTGTTCAGGAAAATAAGAAAATAATTCAATCCCCATACCTTTTGTTTGTGAACCTTGTCCTGGAAACATGTAAATGGTCATTGATGCTCCTTTTCAAACGATAAATCCAGACATATAAGCCATCATAAGATAGAACTAATAATATTGTCATTAAATAAATATCATTCAATGAATTTGTTTATTAAGTTTATAATTATGCATCATTAATTGTGTTTCATTCATTTAAAGATAACTATATGAAAAAAAGCATGCTCATACTAATTGTTCTACTTATTTTTTTTACCGTTTATTATCGCCTTCATACAATTCCTACGCCTTCCCAAAATACTCCCGAGCTTGCACTCACTGAGCGACCATCCTGGGCACAATGGCGTGCTGAAGGAAAAGGCGTTTTAAAATACTTTCTACATTTCTTTGATTACCAAAAAAAAGCGACTCTTATGGTTTTAAATCCATTCCCTGGTCAAACAGCATTTTTTGCTCATCAAAAAAAATTATTAGCCAAATTACCTCAACCTTCTCCTGAAGAAACATTTGTTCGTGTTGGTTTTGTTGGTGATTTAATGGCGATTCCAAATTACGATAAGCAATTTATCGCACCCCAAATTTTAAATCGTCTAGCGCAAATGGATTTTGTTTTAGGTAATCTAGAAACCCCTGTTTCATCATCCAGTACCATTTCGAAATTCCGCAATACATTGTCGCAATTTAATGTTCCTAATACCTATCTAAATGCACTAACTTGGAATGGAAAGCCTGTATTTGACTTTTTATCTTTGGCCAATAACCATGTTCTTGATCGTGGCGATTTAGGCGCACAAGAAACCCTGGAAGAGCTAAAATCAAGAAATATCCAAGCTCATGGGACAGATAAGCAAAAGTTTATCACGTACTCAATCAAAGGAATTCGCTTCGGTGTAGCAACTGCTACTTGGGGAGTTAATCCTCAATTTTCTCAAAATACTACCCCTGTTTGCTATTTACCAGGAATCGCACCCCTTGATAAAAATAAAGTGGAGTTAGGTCAATTAATCAATACACTTTATGAAATGAAGCAAGCCAAAGTCGACTTTAAAATCTTATTTCTACATTGGGGGTTTGAATATGAACTCTATCCTGATCCCTTAATTCAAAGTATTGCTTCTCAATTAATTCAAGATGGCGCAGACCTAATCATAGGGAGTCATCCACATGTACTACAACCTTTTGAACTCGTGCAATCTTCTAGGCATAAAGGATTAATCGCCTATTCCATGGGGGATTTTATTAGTGATATGAGCAATCCTTTTACTCGAATTGGGCTCATCCAAGAGCTATATGTTTGGCGTAACTCTCAACAGAAAATTCAGTGGGCCTTAGGCCCAAGTAGGCTCACTCAAGTAGCTGATGTAAAATATCCACGTACTGAATTGCTTAGAAATCCTCCACCAAAAGATCTTAATGATGCATATGCGTACTACCAGCATTCTTTAAATTTACCATTTTTAGTATGGAACTAAAGACTCTCATTTGAGCAAAGCACTGAGTTGATATCACTTTATCCTTTGAATACTTCCTTGTTTATTTCTCTTCATTGATTTTAGGGCAAATAAATTGTTCCTTGCAAATATAGATGAGCTGTTCCATAAAGAAAAACTCGTTCACCACGTATCTCACATCGTACTTTTCCTTGCCGCATTCCACCTTGTACCGCATCAATTTCACCTTTTTGCAATCGTTCACTCCAATAGGGTGCGATAACGCAATGAGCTGATCCTGTAACCGGATCTTCAGCAACGTTACATCCAGGATAAAAACATCGTGAATAAACATCGGAATTTATTCCAGGTGCCGTTAAAATCAATCCTCTATAATCCAGTTGAGCAACAGCATTCAAATTAGGATCCGCTTGTTTTACTTCTTGCGTAGTATCATAAACAAACATTAAATCAAACTTACTTTTCAAAACATGCAGTGGTTTATTTAAATTTAATTTCGATAATGCTTCGGAGTATTCAATGAAATGATAAGGCAATGCTGGAAAATCCATCACAAATCCTTTACCATTTTTCCGAACCACAAGATCCCCACTTAAGCAACGAAACTTTATCTCCTCTCCTTTAAATCCTAATTTCTCAAAAATAACATAGGCGCTTGCAAGTGTTGCATGACCACACAAAGCGACTTCTTCATTTGGGGTAAACCATCTAATATAAAATCCATTTTCTTCGGGAATAAAAAAAGCGGTTTCTGAAAGGTTATTTTCTAAAGCAATATTTTGCATTTCTTTGTCAGTAAGCCAACTGTCTAACGGACAAACAGCTGCAGGATTTCCCTCGAAAAGATTAGTGGCAAAAGCATCGACTTGATAGATGGGTAACGTCCTCATGGTATCTCTTAATAAAATGGAAAACACGAGATAAACATATGAGGGACACTTCTTGGAAATTCAAGAGCTCTCTGAGTTTGACTTATGAAAAAACACATACATATTTTTTTTCGATAACAAACACATCCCACTGACCGTAATCAAATTAAGACACAGCAGGGAGTGCTGGACGAAATATAAATATATTTTTTCTCAAAATAGTTTTCATTTCTCTTGTTGCTTGAAATATAAACACCCGGGTTACGGCTGGCCTTAGCCCAGGTTATATTTAACCGGCAGCGAGAGCTGAGAATACTTACGTGTACTCGATTACTTATTCGGTAATAATAGTAACGTCTTGTGCTTTTAAGCCTTTTGGTCCTTTATCTAGCACAAAGGATACAGGATCATTTTCATGGAGTGTTTTAAATCCAACACCTTGAATATCTTTGTAATGAACGAAGATATCATCACCATTCTCATTAATAATAAATCCAAATCCTTTTTTCTCATTGAACCATTTTACATGGCCCGTTTCTCTTTGCGACATTAGCGATCCCCTTTGTCTTAAGCTTTTACAATCCAACTATTACAGATGTTTATTTCCAGCATAAAAATACTAACTATTCCAAACTGCGTTATAATAAACATTTTCTATATATACGAAATTCATCGTACATATAGATTAGCATAGCAGTTTTTTATTGATTGTTAAGGATTTTTTGCAAAAATCGCTATCTTTATCTTTTTTTATATATTGGAAATACATAATGAATCATACAAAATCAGCTTTTATAAAATTAGCACTTGATTGTCAGGTATTAAAATTTGGTGAATTTATATTAAAATCAGGACGAAAAAGTCCTTATTTTTTTAATGCTGGTCTATTTTATCAGGGGAGTTCTGTACGACAATTAGGCCAATTTTATGCAAAACCTTGCTCGAACATCAAGCCCAACTGGATCATTTATTTGGCCCAGCATATAAAGGCTTACCTCTTGCCACCACCACCGCTATAGCCCTCTCTGAATTAGGTAAAGAAGTAACAGTTACTTTTAACCGTAAAGAAATAAAAGATCATGGCGAAGGTGGTCAATTAATTGGCGCCCCTTTAACCGGCAAAACCGTGATTGTTGATGATGTAATAACTGCAGGGACAGCTTTTAGAGAATCTCAAGGATTGATTAAGGAATATGGTGGTCAATTGACTGGTGTGATTATTGCATTAGATCGTTGTGAACGAGGATTAACAAACGAATCAACACTTTCCGAAATTAAAGCTCAAGGCATTGAAGTTTACTCTATTATTACTCTATTCGATTTAATTGATTACTTAAAAAATTCGAATCAATACGAACAAGTTAAAAAATTAGAAGATTATCAATCCACCTATGGATGCTAAATTTAAAATTGGCCTAATACATCTTTTTGCAAACGCGAACGCCCCTCTAAAACCAGTAGCAATTTTTCTATTGGTTTTACCTATCATTTCCAAACTGCAAACTTCCAAATATAGTTCCTACTGAAATGCAAAATTGATCCATTAATTAACTTTAAATAGAGTTTTTCAGACCAGAGAGCATGATCCGTAAGGTATAAGAATGCACGTTTTTCAAAGCAGCCATACGTTGCAAAAAAATTTGGTTAGGTAAATATTCTCATCCTATAGTGTGTTTTTGATAAGTATTCTAGAACCATTTGTCAATAAAAATAACAACACTTCTTGACAATACGTTAAGAACTGCATTAGTATTGCATTAATGTTATATTACACTAATACATTAATATGAAAATACATACTTCAATAAAACACTCAGCCCTTCCTAATTTAATGCATGCAATCAGCCTACTGGAAAATCAAGAGGAAGCGTTGCAATTTTTTACTGATTTATGTACTCCAGCTGAATTGGAGGCCATGGCCGATCGCTGGCAAGTTGTTCCATTATTGCGACAAGGTATCCCCTATAGAACCATTCATGAGCAAACAGGAGTCAGTGTAACCACGATAACTCGAGTGGCACGTTGTTTAAGTTTTGGTACGGGTGGTTATGAGTTAATCGCAAAGAAACTGGAGGTATCGTGAAAAATCGTTTACGTTTAGCCTTACAAAAAAAGGGGCGTTTATCTGAAGAATCTCTAAGCTTGTTACAACAATGCGGTTTAAAATTTCGTATTAAGCCTAACAGCCTCCTTACTCACGTGGATAATTTCCCTATCGATCTGCTTTTCGTTCGTGATGATGACATCCCTACCCTGGTTTTCGATGAGCTATGTGATGGAGGCATTGTTGGTGAGAACATGCTCTTAGAGAGTGCTCTTGCTCATCCAGAAAAATCTTATGAAACCATAGCCCAACTGGGTAGTTGTACTTGTCGTTTATCTATAGCTGTTCCTGATGCGATGAATTATCAAGGGCCGTGGTGTTTGGATGGAAAACGAATTGCAACCAGTTATCCTAACCTACTGAAAAATTACTTAAACACACAAAAAATATGTGCAGAAATCGTTGTCTTATCAGGGTCCA from Legionella sainthelensi carries:
- the hisG gene encoding ATP phosphoribosyltransferase, which codes for MKNRLRLALQKKGRLSEESLSLLQQCGLKFRIKPNSLLTHVDNFPIDLLFVRDDDIPTLVFDELCDGGIVGENMLLESALAHPEKSYETIAQLGSCTCRLSIAVPDAMNYQGPWCLDGKRIATSYPNLLKNYLNTQKICAEIVVLSGSIEVAPRMGMADAICDLVSTGQTLEDNKLLEVDTLLQSQAVLIQGGKKSAPLFQDLFAMLARRILAVQQAQERKYIVFHAPKSALEAIAEKLPGAEAPTILPLPGNINKVAVHVVSSERIFWNTLETIQTLGASSILVLPIEKMLE
- a CDS encoding cold-shock protein gives rise to the protein MSQRETGHVKWFNEKKGFGFIINENGDDIFVHYKDIQGVGFKTLHENDPVSFVLDKGPKGLKAQDVTIITE
- a CDS encoding PhzF family phenazine biosynthesis protein; protein product: MRTLPIYQVDAFATNLFEGNPAAVCPLDSWLTDKEMQNIALENNLSETAFFIPEENGFYIRWFTPNEEVALCGHATLASAYVIFEKLGFKGEEIKFRCLSGDLVVRKNGKGFVMDFPALPYHFIEYSEALSKLNLNKPLHVLKSKFDLMFVYDTTQEVKQADPNLNAVAQLDYRGLILTAPGINSDVYSRCFYPGCNVAEDPVTGSAHCVIAPYWSERLQKGEIDAVQGGMRQGKVRCEIRGERVFLYGTAHLYLQGTIYLP
- a CDS encoding YerC/YecD family TrpR-related protein, which gives rise to MKIHTSIKHSALPNLMHAISLLENQEEALQFFTDLCTPAELEAMADRWQVVPLLRQGIPYRTIHEQTGVSVTTITRVARCLSFGTGGYELIAKKLEVS
- a CDS encoding CapA family protein is translated as MKKSMLILIVLLIFFTVYYRLHTIPTPSQNTPELALTERPSWAQWRAEGKGVLKYFLHFFDYQKKATLMVLNPFPGQTAFFAHQKKLLAKLPQPSPEETFVRVGFVGDLMAIPNYDKQFIAPQILNRLAQMDFVLGNLETPVSSSSTISKFRNTLSQFNVPNTYLNALTWNGKPVFDFLSLANNHVLDRGDLGAQETLEELKSRNIQAHGTDKQKFITYSIKGIRFGVATATWGVNPQFSQNTTPVCYLPGIAPLDKNKVELGQLINTLYEMKQAKVDFKILFLHWGFEYELYPDPLIQSIASQLIQDGADLIIGSHPHVLQPFELVQSSRHKGLIAYSMGDFISDMSNPFTRIGLIQELYVWRNSQQKIQWALGPSRLTQVADVKYPRTELLRNPPPKDLNDAYAYYQHSLNLPFLVWN